A genome region from Thermomonospora amylolytica includes the following:
- a CDS encoding family 2B encapsulin nanocompartment shell protein, protein MTESPDIRVEGGRNSSLSTAAARNLASTTKSVPQMQGITSRWLLRLLPWVQVSAGTYRVNRRLTYTLGDGRVTFANVGSQVRVIPAELGEIHALKGYGDAAVLEALADRFEQHEHGPGEVIVEAGAPVDRLLLIAHGRVSKVGRGKYDEEIVLGRLADGDHLGADALLDEPGAWDFTARTETRCTVLSLPVAEFRALVDNSETLREHLAGVRPAAEVPTNKYGEAEIALASGHTGEPVIEGTFVDYELTPREYELSVAQTVLRVHTRVADLYNEPMNQVEQQLRLTVHALRERQEHEMINNPEFGLLHNADLRQRIYTRSGPPTPDDLDELLSRRRSTHLIFAHPRAIAAFGRECNARGLYPDSVEVGGKPMPAWRGVPILPCNKIPITPEGTSSIIAMRVGEDDQGVVGLHQVGIPDEIEPGLSVRFMGIDDQAVIKYLVSAYFSAAVLVPDALGVLEDVVVFAS, encoded by the coding sequence GTGACGGAGTCTCCCGACATCAGGGTCGAGGGCGGCAGGAACAGCAGCCTCAGCACCGCGGCGGCGCGCAACCTCGCGTCGACCACCAAGTCCGTCCCGCAGATGCAGGGCATCACCTCCCGGTGGCTGCTGCGGCTGCTGCCGTGGGTGCAGGTCTCCGCCGGGACCTACCGGGTCAACCGGCGGCTGACGTACACCCTCGGGGACGGGCGGGTCACGTTCGCCAACGTGGGCTCCCAGGTCCGGGTCATCCCCGCCGAGCTGGGCGAGATCCACGCCCTCAAGGGGTACGGCGACGCCGCCGTGCTGGAGGCGCTGGCCGACCGGTTCGAGCAGCACGAGCACGGGCCCGGCGAGGTGATCGTCGAGGCCGGCGCCCCGGTGGACCGGCTGCTGCTGATCGCGCACGGCCGGGTCAGCAAGGTCGGCCGCGGCAAGTACGACGAGGAGATCGTGCTGGGCCGGCTGGCCGACGGCGACCACCTCGGCGCCGACGCGCTCCTGGACGAGCCCGGCGCCTGGGACTTCACCGCCCGGACCGAGACCCGCTGCACGGTGCTGTCGCTGCCCGTCGCGGAGTTCCGCGCGCTGGTGGACAACTCCGAGACGCTGCGCGAGCACCTCGCCGGGGTGCGGCCCGCCGCCGAGGTCCCCACCAACAAGTACGGCGAGGCCGAGATCGCGCTGGCCTCCGGGCACACCGGCGAGCCCGTCATCGAGGGCACCTTCGTCGACTACGAGCTGACCCCGCGCGAGTACGAGCTGAGCGTCGCGCAGACCGTGCTGCGGGTCCACACCCGCGTCGCCGACCTCTACAACGAGCCGATGAACCAGGTCGAGCAGCAGCTCCGCCTCACCGTGCACGCGCTGCGCGAGCGGCAGGAGCACGAGATGATCAACAACCCGGAGTTCGGCCTGCTGCACAACGCCGACCTGCGGCAGCGGATCTACACCCGCAGCGGCCCGCCCACCCCCGACGACCTGGACGAGCTGCTGTCCCGGCGGCGCAGCACCCACCTGATCTTCGCGCACCCGCGCGCCATCGCCGCGTTCGGCCGCGAGTGCAACGCCCGCGGCCTGTACCCGGACTCGGTGGAGGTGGGCGGCAAGCCGATGCCGGCCTGGCGCGGCGTGCCGATCCTGCCCTGCAACAAGATCCCGATCACCCCGGAGGGCACCAGCTCGATCATCGCCATGCGGGTCGGCGAGGACGACCAGGGCGTCGTCGGCCTGCACCAGGTCGGGATCCCCGACGAGATCGAGCCGGGCCTGTCG
- a CDS encoding IclR family transcriptional regulator — translation MTAALRTARRADAAGPIGRAMTVLGCLGARPSPLSLAEIARRTGLPKTTVHRLLAALQAQGAVRRTPAGYVLGEAVRRWSDGAETAHRDALRHLLTPHVTELYEATRLPASLAVLDGDSVVHLVSLYPRSMADQAPHRAARVPAARTALGRLLLAYRPGPGEPEPELLRIRRDGIAFLGGGPSGGPAEVAVPVAARPDRGMVALGLAGGLIDPGAEGLLRRTALEARLTLRRHRAALP, via the coding sequence TTGACTGCTGCCCTGCGAACGGCCCGGCGCGCCGACGCGGCGGGCCCGATCGGACGGGCGATGACAGTGCTGGGCTGTCTCGGCGCCCGGCCGTCGCCGCTCAGCCTGGCGGAGATCGCCCGGCGGACCGGGCTGCCCAAGACCACCGTGCACCGGCTGCTGGCGGCGTTGCAGGCACAGGGCGCGGTGCGCCGCACCCCGGCCGGTTACGTGCTCGGCGAGGCCGTCAGGCGGTGGTCGGACGGCGCGGAGACGGCCCACCGGGACGCGCTGCGCCACCTGCTCACCCCGCATGTCACCGAGCTGTACGAGGCGACCCGGCTGCCGGCGAGCCTGGCCGTCCTGGACGGGGACAGCGTGGTGCACCTGGTGTCGCTGTACCCGCGGAGCATGGCGGACCAGGCCCCGCACCGGGCCGCGCGGGTTCCGGCCGCGCGGACGGCGCTGGGCCGTCTGCTGCTGGCCTACCGGCCGGGTCCGGGCGAGCCGGAGCCGGAACTGCTGCGGATCCGCCGGGACGGGATCGCGTTCCTCGGCGGGGGCCCGTCCGGCGGTCCCGCCGAGGTCGCGGTGCCGGTGGCGGCCCGGCCGGATCGGGGGATGGTGGCGCTGGGGCTGGCCGGGGGGCTGATCGATCCCGGCGCGGAGGGGCTGTTGCGGCGTACCGCGCTGGAGGCCCGGCTGACGCTGCGGCGGCACCGTGCCGCGCTGCCCTGA